From the genome of Cynocephalus volans isolate mCynVol1 chromosome 14, mCynVol1.pri, whole genome shotgun sequence, one region includes:
- the LOC134362996 gene encoding cytochrome c oxidase subunit 7A-related protein, mitochondrial, whose translation MYYKFSGFTQKLAGTWASDAYIPQGLKPVVSTEAPPIIFATPTKLASDSTAYDYAGKNKVPELQKFFQKSDGVPIHLKRGLPDQMLYRTTMALTVGGTIYCLIALYMASQPKNK comes from the exons ATGTACTACAAGTTTAGTGGCTTCACACAGAAGTTGGCGGGAACATGGGCTTCGGACGCCTATATCCCGCAG GGATTAAAGCCTGTGGTTTCCACAGAAGCACCACCTATCATATTTGCCACACCAACTAAACTAGCCTCTGATTCCACTGCATACGATTATGCTGGGAAAAACAAAGTTCCAGAGCTGCAGAAGTTTTTCCAG AAATCCGATGGTGTGCCCATCCACCTGAAACGAGGCCTGCCTGACCAAATGCTTTACCGGACCACCATGGCGCTGACTGTGGGAGGGACCATCTACTGCCTGATTGCTCTCTACATGGCTTCACAGCCCAAAAACAAATGA